The sequence TATGTCATGTAGTTATACACGTCACAGGTAAGCCCTGACCACAACTATAATTATATACCCCGATATACTGATATCTATAATTATATACCCCGATATACTGATATCTTTAATTATATACCCCGATATACTGATATCTATAATTATATACCCCGATATACTgatatctattattatataccccgatatactgatatctattattatatacccCGATATACTGATATCTATAATGAAATACCTCGATATACTGATATCTATAATTATATACCCCGATATACTgatatctattattatatacccCGATATACTGATATCTATTATAATATACCCCGATATACTgatatctattattatataccccgatatactgatatctattattatatacccCGATATACTGATATCTATAATGAAATACCTCGATATACTGATATCTATAATTATATACCCCGATATACTGATATCTATAATTATATACCCCGATATACTgatatctattattatatacccTGATATACTGATATCTATTATAATATACCCCGATATACTgatatctattattatataccccgatatactgatatctattattatataccccgatatactgatatctataattatataccccgatatactgatatctattattatatacccCGATATACTGATATCTATAATTAAATACCCCGATATACTGATATCTGTTATTAAAAACCTCGATATACTgatatctattattatatacccCGATATACTGATATCTATTATAATTTTCCCCCGATATACTGATATCTATAATTAAATACCTCTATATACTGATATCTGTAAATATATACCCCGATATACCGatatctataattatatatacccCGATATACTGATATCTGTAAATATATACCCCGATATACCGatatctataattatatatacccCGATATACTGATATCTTTAATTATATACCCCGATATACTgatatctattattatatacccCGATATATTGATATCTATAATTAAATACCCCAATATACTGATATCTATAATTAAATACTCCGATATACTGATATCTATAATTAAATACCCCAATATACTGATATCTATAATTAAATACCCTGATATACTGATATCTATAATTATATACCCCGATATACTgatatctattattatatacccCGATATACTGATATCTATAATTATATACCCCGATATACTGATATCTATAATTAAATACCCCGATATACTGATATCTATAATTAAATACCCCAATATACTGATATCTATAATTAAATACCCCAATATACTGATATCTATAATTAAATACCCTGATATACTGATATCTATAATTATATACCCCGATATACTgatatctattattatatacccCGATATACTGATATCTATAATTATATACCCCGATATACTGATATCTATAATTATATACCCCGATATACTGATATCTATTATTAAATACCCCGATATACTGATGGAGGCCGATGAATGCTGATGGGTGGATGGAGGCCGATGGGTCGGTGGGTTGATGGGCGGATAGGCGCTGGCACAGTGGGTGTAAAAGGAATGCGCCGCCCGGTGCTCGGATTCATTCACTCGCATTGTAATGATTTCCTTATCGCCAGATAGAGCGCCGGCTGCGGCCGAGTTACGGTTTTATAGATAAGGGATCGTAACTCAAACAAAACATAAGGAGCGGCCGCTGTTTTATGGCCATAAAGGTTACATTTTAATCCGCGGTCTCCCTATAAGGAAAATGGCCAAATAACCCCAAACTGCGGGGGCAGGAAGCTGAGCCTGAGGGTCCGGCTGGGGCTGTTATTGTTGGACCATTTCGGCACGCAGGAGGAATTATCTACGAGGAAGATCTGCAGACAGATGGACAGACGCATTTCACGCGACTGCAAACCTGCGACAATCGGGCAGCAGCATGGCGACCACGTCGGATACCCAACACCCCCGAGTCACGCGGTGAGACCGCACCGGATCGCTCATTCTACCAAAACCCAGCAAAAGACAGCTGACCGGTGACTCCCGATACCGGCCCTGAATGAATGttccctttgtacagcgctgccgCGGGGCATCACAGGTCCTGCCAGCGGGTCCTACGCGGCACAAGGATGTTTATCCGGGCGAAACCACTTATTCCGATCGTAAACAGCGACGTTTCCGGGACATGCCGGCCTCGTGTGAAGTGCGCACGTTGTCTATTTGTACAAGGAGATAGCACTCGCCGGGTGTCAGATGGCGTCTGAACCTCACGGAATGGTTCTTTTACTGTTCGTCGTGCGGGTAATTCCCACGCGTGTTACACGGCACTGACACTACAGGGTGCAGTCACTAAATGTGTAAAAGCCGCCGCGGTTCGCCGGTTACATGGCCTCCGCGCAGTGATATTCCCCGTGTAATATCTGTAGCGATGGACGCCGGGCACCTGCTCTCTGTACCCGACCTGTAAAAACAGCCTCCAAGCGgaaaaggttatttttaaagCTCATTTTTTGGGACAGAAATGAGGTTTCTCGGCGGCTCCTTTGGTCAAACATTTTGTGGTTACAATAAACCAGGGAGGCGAGCGGAACGACGCGTGAATTACCTTCTGAAAGGTTTCATTCTTTTATTATCCGAGTAACGCTAGGCGAGGCCTCCttcattctctttctttttgGGGCTTGTTCTCTTTTATtctctatttatttttagaaatattctGGAAGAACCCATCTAACTCTAAAACAGACACGGAAGTTACGGGACGTGACGGACTGAGCATGTAGCGGGAGGACTCGACAAGCTGCTACCACGTATCATGCCGACCCTGCGGGGCGAGGTCATTCTTACACCGCTGATACACAtaatacagcgctacggaatatgatggcgctatatagaacaataaataataataataatacctttcAGACATGGCCACCTCCTCCAGCATCGCAGAACCCGCGTTCGTCTTCCAGTTCCCGGATATCGAGGTTTTCCTGGACAGTAAGGAGGGATAGTAGCTATTAACCCATTCAGGGGTAAACGTTAAAGGTGGCCGTGAGGGCCAAGTCACCCTTAACCCCAAAGTAATAGTGCGCTGTATGACTACCTGATGAAACACCTTCAGAACGGGGACACTGGGAGATTTACCCCCAATCACAAAACCCATAGATGGTGCAGGAAGCGGGGAAACGCCCCCCCAATCCGCAGCTTATTGCACCGGACGGGAATGGAGCGTCTCAGCCCTGCAGCTTCCTTCTCCGGACTCTCATGATTGCCCCGTCTCTGACCCCAGGCGTGTCAGGGACCCCAAATACCAGATTAGGGCCCCTCAGCCCATACTGCCTCGGGGTCTCTGTAATGACCATGTTCCACCACAACCTCCTCCCACAATGATGTCATAACGATGTCATATCAGGGATTCCTTACATATACGCCTTGTAGCTGCTTCCGATCTTCTGCACCCGGATGTCGTATTTGGAGTCTATGAAGGGCTCGGTGGTCGCGTAGGTCTGTGTCAAGGCGACGACGCTGGCGATGTCCTGGAAATCGTAATGGTTTTCTACTTTAACCTGCAGATGAATCAAGACATCCGACTGTTACTGTTTATTGTTCTAtgtagcgccaccatattccgcagcgctgtacaacgggtggGGCATCTCGTAGCAGCAACGGGCGGTCAGGTAAGCGGTTCAGATGGGAATGCGGAGACATCGCTGAGCGACCGGCCAGGAGACCCTCAGGAGCTTCCCACCGGCCCACTGGGGCCAAACTTAGGCAATGTCATCAGGGCGATTCCCGTGGAACCTGTCTGTGGGAATTCGGGTAACGAGGTTATCTTATTGTTAATTAGGGCGGTTTAATTACTGCCCTTCAGGCTTCAACTCAACTTCCTCGTTCCTCACAAATTGCCTCCTAATTGCCCTCAGCCGCGAGGCGCTCGCCCTATGCTTTTTATTAAGGACAGGTTTGGAGAGCTGAGAAGGGCAAATAATACTGGTGTAGGGGGGCATTATGCTGGGGGGGAGTTGGGTATCAGCTGCCTATTAAACCCAATTCATACATCCCTGGCAGTGCCGCCCTGCAGGGATGGTGCAGAAACGTGTTTATTAAGTCAATCTGTTACTGGAGGTACCTTTCCCACTCCGGAGTGCGCATGTCCGATCTTCACCACCACAGGGAACGTCGGCATCGCCAGCTGGAACAGAGCAAAGAACGCGGTGTCAATACATGGAGCGACCGACATACCCCCGGCAACCAGACAGCAACGGGCAGAGACACCTATCACACGTCACCGATGGCAACCAACAGAGACACCTATCACACGTCACCGCATCGCCATCTATGGCAACCGACAGAGACACCTATCACACGTCACCGCATCATCACCGATGGCAACCGACAGAGACACCTATAATATGTCACCGCATCGCCATCTATGGCAACCGACAGAGACACCTATCACACGTCACCGCATCATCACCGATGGCAACCGTCAGAGACACCTATCATACGTCACCGCATCGCCACCTATGGCAACCGACAGAGACACCTATCACACGTCACCGCATCATCACCGATGGCAACCGTCAGAGACACCTATCATACGTCACCGCATCGCCACCTATGGCAACCGACAGAGACACCTATCACACGTCACCGCATCGCCATTTTATCTGTTTCTCTTATTATCGGTTGTTGTAAGAAAGTGGAATAAATGCAGAAATAAGTttcctaaaaatattaaaaatcactGAAAATCATGTAAAACTTTATCGTCAGAAAGCGGTGTTTGTGCCGTAAAGGCAGCTCCGTGGGTCTCCAGCCTGTCCCGAAacacaccaataaatctcacgCACGGAGCTGCGAGAGATCCTGTTGGACCGCAGCCAGCGATTGGTGCGGCTTCTCAGAGGGTGGGGCCCCCGGGGTCCGGGGCAATAAATAAGAGGGTTTTTATGCCGCTGGAATTAGGAGTCCGATGGCATAAGGCGCAGTCCAGGCTCCGGGTTCCAGACGTTACAGAGGAAAGCCGCAGGTTCCGACTCCAGGATGACTCCGGCTCCCCGCATTCTGTGCTTTGCACTCCTTttggttttaaccctttacgtGACGGCCCCGGCTGAGGCTTGCAGCTGCCTTTTCACTCACCCTCAGCAGCAGATCTGCGACGCTCAGATCGGTGAGTCGCGAACTTCACTTATTGTTTGGGAAGGACGGGGTGGGGGGCCGAAGACGTGCGCGGTGATGGCAGGCGGTAATCAGGTTGTTGGAGGTGAGCGCAGGGGTGGAAGCCGACGGCTCATCTGGTATTAAAGATGTTAAAGATGCTGCGGAGGAGTCAGCAGGAACTGTctaatggttgctatggtgattgcaccacaTCCTGCATCTCATCTGCTTTTAATATAATCCGCTTTGTAGGCTTAAATACAACCCCACGGGGGGTCTGTACAAAAACACAAGCAAGTCGTAAGTATAACATAACATAAGCCCCgtataaagtatataatataatgtaaaccccgtttaaagtatataatataatgtaaaccCTGTATAATAACGTAACATAAAGCACATATCAGGTAtagtataaagtaatataaaccccGTATAAAGTATAATGTGATGTAAAGCTTGTAAAGTATAATATGATGTAAAGTCTGTACGAAGGAAAGTATAtcatgtaatatatgtaatataatgtataagacCGTATGAagtataatatgatataatgtaatataatgtaaagcCTGTATGAAGTATAATacgatataatgtaatataatgtaaagcaagtataaagtataatataatatgatataatgtaatataatgtaaagcAAGTAtgaagtataatataatatgatataatgtaatataatgtaaagcAAGTATGAAGTATAATacgatataatgtaatataatgtaaagcctgtatgaaatataatataatgtactataatgtaatataatacgATATATTATGATATAATGTAAAGCCTGTATAAAGTCTAATACAAtatgatataatgtaatatgaCATAAAGCCTGTATGaagtataatatatgatataatgtaaAGCCTGTATAAAGTCTAATACAAtatgatataatgtaatatgatataatatgatataatgtaAAGCTGTAtgaagtataatataatatgatataatgtaatataatgtaaaacaagtatgaaatataatataatgtactataatgtaatataatatgatataatgtaaagcttgtataaagtataatataatatgatataattaataaaatgtaaagcctGTATGaagtataatatatgatataatgtaaagcttgtataaagtataatataatatgatataatgtaACGTAAAGCCGAAtgaagtataatataatatgatataatgtaatatgatataatataatgtaaagcCGTATgaagtataatataatgtactataatataatatgatataatatgatataatgtaACGTAAAGCCGAAtgaagtataatataatatgatataatgtaatatgatataatataatgtaaagcCGTATgaagtataatataatgtactataatataatatgatataatatgatataaagcTTGTATGAAgtataataaatgatataatgtaaagcttgtataaagtataatataatatgatataattaataaaatgtaaagcctGTAtgaagtataatataatatgatataatgtaatatgatataatataatgtaaagcCGTATgaagtataatataatgtactataatataatatgatataatatgatataaagcTTGTATGAAgtataataaatgatataatgtaaagcttgtataaagtataatataatatgatataattaataaaatgtaaagcctGTAtgaagtataatataatatgatataatgtaatatgatataataaaatgtaaagcctGTATGAAGTATAGTTTGCTATAAAGCCTGTTTTCAGAGCCACCCGACCAGCAAACAGAACGTGTTCCGTGCGTCTCGGAGCCTCACGCTGCTGGACACACAaccagaaaaatgtaaaaagcgtATAATTTGGCGTCCATTGCCGGGGTACTTAGCTCTCACCCGGTGTGCTCAGTAAATGTAGAACATGACTCTCCGGATTAGCATGTGAATGGAGCGGAGAGCTCCTCGCGCATACTGATTCACCGCTTTAATCGCCCTGACACAATCGCTTTGTGGTCTGGCCTCCTAACAAGTCGAGTTTTGTCAAAATTGTGAGCGCGGAACATTCCAATTTCCGTCTCTGAGCTCTCGGGGAACCGTTCAGGGGCCGACCCTGTGAGGCGCTTTCATAGGCTTTGGCTTCTttgaaaagtttgtttttgtaagttttGTGAGTCTAGAACCCCGTGAGTCTGTCCTCTCGATGACGGGGTTCCCCCGGATTCTAGCCGATCGATCAGCGAGTTCTGGTcgctgctgtaaagaatcattTGAATACTCGAGCAGTCGGTGCTTCGCCGAGAAGGTCTCGCTTGGAATGTTTTCTCAGATGTTGCTTGGCCGATGAGCACGGGGTCGGTCGGGTCGCGCATGCTGAGTCCAGAATGTCACCCTTGTGTGCGGCTGAGGCGAGGTACAGCAAACCACGGGTGCCAAGTGCCACGAGAAATGAAAATGCATAAACGTGATTACCCCTCAGGTCTCCACCGAGCGCCGGGGACACGTAAACACAAAGCGCattgtgtttaaccctttatttaaaGGTCAACTCGCTCCAATCACGAGGAGATCAACTAAACGTGTAAAAGAGGTCTAAAAAGCCTCCAAATTCATGGAGGAACTGAATGAAGTCTGCGCCAAGCAGCCTTCAGGGTGACTTTTGTCTCTGTGATTAGTGATGAGACACTTTGTCTTTTTGTGTCAGGGGGTTTTGTCTTTTCTGGCTCATTCTCTCACAACAAACAGTGCAACAAAACACAGAGACCAGTCAGTAAACCCTGAGCAGACGAGGGGGCCGCGGTGGGGAGGCGCAGGCAGAAGGATGGAGCAGGACACAGAAATTCCATATACCttattgctttaaaaaataaagctaaacgATGATAGTCTGGGGACTGCAGATCCGCAAGTCTGACCTCACCAGAAAGAGATCAGAAGAGACCAGAAAGAGATCAGAAGAGACCAGAAAGAGATCAGAAGAGAATCAGCGCAAAATCGCTTGCCTTCTAAGAAAAGGTTAAAAGAACatcagcgctgcggaatctgcgggcgctttataaataaatgttatgtaacATGAAACGGTGTAAAAACTTGTTGATATTTTTGTATCATGAGATGGAAAAGGTCACTGGGCTCCGAGAAAACATCGCCAGCGGGACACGTGAGCGGCTCAGATACAGAAGAGACATAACACCAGGCAATACGTCTCTATAATGTATAGCGTGGGGTCACGTGATCATCCTCAACATACAGAATACTCTACACCCAAAACATGTTCCTTAACAGACACGCAGCCACGGGATCTCCTGAAATTCTCTGCCCATCTGCGTTTAACGCGTAATTACACCCACGGAGTTAATTAGCCAAACGGGACGGGCATCTCCCCTGTTTACTGTCCCTGAAGGACACGCGTGTGACGTGTAACAAAGAGGGGGACATTAAACAGCACACAACTAAACGGTGTAACAACCCAGGAGATTGATTCCTGCCTGTCTGTCCGTCCCTCTCTCCGTCTATCTGTccctctgtctgtctatctatccctCTGTCTGTCCCTCGGCCCGTCTGTCTATCAGGACCAAGTCAGAAGCCTCTCCCTCCGATCCCCTGAGCAGCTCAGGATGGGCAGACACCGTTAAGCACACATATGTAACGCTACCATGTGAcgagcctcacatcaccaaacACCTTCTTAATGATTCTTAAACCATGAGGGGCCGGCATCAAAGCAGCCAAAACCTCAGCCCAGGATCTATTCCGGGAACATTGAGGGTTCATTCAcccttattcctccccaaaaACATCTAAATTATCTTAAAATAGACATTGACGTATTTCTCATCTGAGAGGCCGGAGCTGTGAAAGCTGTCGGTATCGGACGCCGGCGCGGCATGAAAGTTCAGACACGGCCCCCTATGAAACGGAGTGGGCAGTAAATGTATCCCAAACAGCTAAACGTATGGAAAAGAGGCGCAAATCCACGTTTTATCACCCAGATTAGACAGCAGACCGTGCCCTGCCCTGGTGGGGTATATTCGGTGTATCATGCCCCATACGACGGCACGGCTGTCGGAGCCGGTGGTCTGGGTGAGTGGTGCGTGCGCAGCGCTCCCGTCTCTGTTGGCGCTTCTGTTCCTTCAGatgcttttctttctcttttttcagtGATTTCTGCAAAAATTATTTGCAAGAAAGTGATTTCCATGCGGGAGAAAGGGCCCGACCCCTTCAACAAATATATCCAGTACGAGATCAAGATGATTAAGGTACAAACCAGATCCCGGCCTCAGGGGGAACTCACACCcacccaggcactcacactaacacacacacacccagacactcacactaacacctgggcactcacactaacacacacccagacacacactcacactaacacctgggcactcacactaacgcCCAGGCACTAACACccacccacccagacactcactgttacagggtcaccgtacccaaggctgggacccctgtttgagggctgaggaatcaccggtcagtccctcatacggaggtcctgctatccacggatcagtcagacccccattcacagtaaaacaagaactttATTTACAGACACACAgaactttatatataatctcaatTCAATGAGcgccgaacccaacccccaatcccatcacccccaatcccatcagtatacaggggatgtatcgggtgaggggattaagggatacgatgggttcccccacctgtgttatcatGGTGGGGGTCATGTGATCAGAACCAGGACACAGATCTGCCCACCAGACAAACACTTTTTCTTCCTTATTTTAAAGGCAGCCTCCCCTTTTTTCTAATACATTTACTTATTGATATAGTGGCAGCATAATCCGTGGTGCTGCATTAAATCCACGCCTTAAATACACAGAATCTGCCCCGTGGCCTAAGAGACAAACAATCTGTTACTTCAGGTCGGTCAGATTAAAGATTGACGTGGCTTGGGTGAAAAACCCCATGGTGTGGCAGTTACCGGTGACTCTTTGCCGTATCACCCGCTCGGGGTGTAATAAGCACACATTATTACGCAGTACAGCAGAGCATGGAGATTAGTGGCAGACGGTGGACATTCCCTCGCTTTCTCACTCTCACTTCTAATGTTACAGATGTTCAAAGGATTTGGGCAAATAAAAGATATCCAGTACGCGTACACGCCGGCCGAGTCCTCTCTCTGTGGGGTCTCGTTAGATACCACCAACAAGCGCCAGTACCTCCTCACAGGTAGGAACCTGAATATTAGAAAGTGCGTGGGGAGTAACGAGTTTCGCAAGGTTTCCCCGTGGCGCATGGGCCGGGTCGGCCGCACTGTATGCCTCGCGTGTGATTCGTGGCGGGTGGGTTTAGGCTGCGTGGCGAGGGGTTCGACGCGCGTCGGGTTCTACTCTGTGACGCTGAACTTTCTTCTATTTCTAAGGTCATATTTCTGAAGGTAAACTTTACATCATGCTTTGCAATCTGATTAAGCCGTGGGAGGACGTGTCCTTCTCTCTGATGAAGATCTTGAATCAGAAGTTCCAGATGGGCTGTGACTGCAAAGTAAGTAACTGACCGTCCCGTGTCTCCTTCCCCACAATACCAATAACACGTGGCCCCCCATGTCTCCTTCCCAACAATACCAATAATACGAGGTCCCCCCGTGTCTCCTTCCCAACAATACCAATAATACGAGGTCTCCCCGTGTCTCCTTCACCACAATACCAATAATACGAGGTCCCCCCGTGTCTCCTTCCCAACAATACCAATAATACGAGGTCCCCCCGTGTCTCCTTCCCCACAATACCAATAATACGAGGTCCCCCCGTGTCTCCTTCCCAACAATACCAATAATACGAGGTCCTCCCGTGTCTCCTTCCCAACAATACCAATAATACGAGGTCCCCCCGTGTCTCCTTCCCAACAATACCAATAATGCGAGGTCCCCCCCGTGTCTCCTTCCCAACAATACCAATAATACGAGGTCCCCCCGTGTCTCCTTCCCAACAATACCAATAATACGAGGTCCCCCCGTGTCTCCTTCCCAACAATACCAATAATACGAGGTCCTCCCGTGTCTCCTTCCCAACAATACCAATAATACGAGGTCCCCCCGTGTCTCCTTCCCAACAATACCAATAATACAAGGTCCCCCCCGTGTTTCCTTCCCAACAATACCAATAATACGAGGTCCCCCCGTGTCTCCTTCCCAACAATACCAATAATACGAGGTCCCCCCGTGTCTCCTTCCCAACAATACCAATAATACGAGGTCCCCCCGTGTCTCCTTCCCAACAATACCAATAATACGAGGTCCCCGCCGTGTCTCCTTCCCAACAATACCAATAATACGAGGTCCCCCCGTGTCTCCTTCCCCACAATACCAATAATACGAGGTCCCCCCGTGTCTCCTTCCCAACAATACCAATAATACGAGGTCCCCGCCGTGTCTCCTTCCCAACAATACCAATAATACGAGGTCCCCGCCGTGTCTCCTTCCCAACAATACCAATAATACGAGGTCCCCCCGTGTCTCCTTCCCCACAATACCAATAATACGAGGTCCCCCCGTGTCTCCTTCCCAACAATACCAATAATACGAGGTCCCCCCGTGTCTCCTTCCCAACAATACCAATAATACGAGGCCCCCCCGTGTCTCCTTCCCAACAATACCAATAATACGAGGTCCCCCCGTGTCTCCTTCCCAACAATACCAATAATACGAGGTCCCCCCGTGTCTCCTTCCCAACAATACCAATAATACGAGGTCCCCGCCGTGTCTCCTTCCCAACAATACCAATAATACGAGGTCCCCCCCGTGTCTCCTTCCCAAGAGAGAGACAAGAAAATGAGGCGGCCACAAGGCCACGAGACTGTCTCAAATCCGGAGCTGTTTAATGTACTTTCAATGCGCTAACGAGCTCCTTAACTCTTTGCACACAGATTGTCACGTGTTACACGTCGGAGTGCGCACTCGAGGCGCCCAACCAGTGTCTCTGGACGGACTGGCTGATGGAGAGGCAGCTGCAGGGCCCACAGGCCAACAATTACGCCTGCATCAAGAGGAGTAACGGCTCCTGCAGCTGGTACCGCATCGCCCCCTACACCATCAAGGACTACTTTCTCAGCAGTGAACCCTAAGGGCCATGTGCTGCGTTCCACCAATCACCGCCAGCTTACAGGCCACATGTTATATGAATCTGTTAGATGAATTCTGCACGCACTTTCTTGATTTGAAGGAATCGGTGGCTGGGTAGAGCCTATGGGTGATTTCCACGACACAGGAGCCGGCGTGTCGCTGACGTTCTCCTGGTGGCCTCTGTGGGCCATTTCACAAAAGTAGAAGCCCTCATTTCTTTGTCTTCCAATAATTTTACTAATACCCTTGTTGTTCCTCGTACATTGTGTCACGCTTCCTACAAGAAGCCGGGAAAGGGTCTGCGGTTGTGGTCAGCGTGTATCAGAATCATGACACCGGTGTAACCGTCTGATTAGTGAAGCCCGCGCCGCACGGTTTGGGAAACGTTCCGCCAGAACCTTCCGTTATTTCAGATTTTGGTGAAAGGTTCTGCGGTGTTTTTAACAATGAAACGATGCGCGCGGCGGGGGAGGCGGCTTTCCTCAGATCCGCTTTTCCAATTGGCCGAC is a genomic window of Spea bombifrons isolate aSpeBom1 chromosome 6, aSpeBom1.2.pri, whole genome shotgun sequence containing:
- the TIMP4 gene encoding metalloproteinase inhibitor 4; the protein is MTPAPRILCFALLLVLTLYVTAPAEACSCLFTHPQQQICDAQIVISAKIICKKVISMREKGPDPFNKYIQYEIKMIKMFKGFGQIKDIQYAYTPAESSLCGVSLDTTNKRQYLLTGHISEGKLYIMLCNLIKPWEDVSFSLMKILNQKFQMGCDCKIVTCYTSECALEAPNQCLWTDWLMERQLQGPQANNYACIKRSNGSCSWYRIAPYTIKDYFLSSEP